Proteins encoded together in one Quercus lobata isolate SW786 chromosome 3, ValleyOak3.0 Primary Assembly, whole genome shotgun sequence window:
- the LOC115981628 gene encoding UDP-glycosyltransferase 79B9-like: MSNSRSTKLHVAMFPWFAFGHITPYLHLSNKLTERGHRVSFLLPKGAQAKVEHLILYPNLIHFYPLLVPSVDRLPLGAETTSDVPLSLRGHLRVAFDQTQDQVQTILSSLKPDFIFFDFSPWMPALAHQIGSKAICYSIVTPATQALKVPTKEKPEDMTVEDFMQPPPGYPPSCVRIKSKDYEIAQLKVFAKALGTEMSLYVRITYGLIRSDALAYRTYHEFEGPYCDYLRQYYAKPVLLTGPVLPEAPTTKLDEKWTNWLRNFKQGTVVYCAFGSQNKLQKDQFQELLLGFELCGQPFLVALSTPDGCATIEEAFPEGFEERVKERGWVYGGWVPQTLILEHPSIGCSVTHCGYGSMWESLFSECQIVCVPYLGDQIVGARLMAEELKVAVEVEREDNGWISKESLSKAIISVMDEDSEIAGLVKYNHAKLKEELTSEGMQERYLDTFIQNLQGLMD; this comes from the coding sequence ATGAGCAATTCAAGAAGCACAAAACTTCACGTAGCCATGTTTCCCTGGTTTGCCTTTGGCCATATCACTCCCTACCTGCACCTCTCAAACAAGCTTACAGAGAGAGGCCATAGGGTGTCTTTCTTACTACCCAAAGGAGCACAAGCAAAGGTAGAACATCTCATCCTTTATCCAAACCTCATTCACTTCTATCCCCTTCTTGTTCCCAGTGTAGATAGACTACCCCTTGGTGCTGAGACTACCTCAGATGTTCCTCTTTCACTTCGTGGACATCTTCGTGTTGCCTTTGACCAAACCCAAGATCAAGTTCAAACCATTCTGAGCAGTCTCAAGCctgatttcattttctttgacttcaGCCCTTGGATGCCAGCCTTAGCACACCAAATTGGCTCCAAGGCCATATGTTATTCCATTGTAACCCCAGCAACGCAAGCACTAAAGGTTCCTACTAAGGAGAAACCAGAGGATATGACTGTAGAAGACTTCATGCAACCGCCTCCTGGCTATCCTCCTTCGTGTGTGCGTATAAAGTCCAAGGACTATGAGATTGCACAACTAAAAGTGTTTGCCAAGGCTCTTGGAACAGAGATGTCTCTTTATGTTCGAATTACCTATGGCTTGATTCGGAGTGATGCCCTGGCCTATAGGACATATCATGAGTTTGAAGGGCCATACTGTGACTACTTAAGGCAGTATTATGCTAAGCCTGTGCTGCTAACAGGACCTGTCCTACCTGAAGCACCGACCACAAAGCTAGATGAGAAATGGACTAATTGGTTACGCAATTTCAAGCAAGGTACTGTGGTGTATTGTGCATTTGGGAGTCAAAATAAACTACAAAAGGACCAGTTTCAGGAGCTACTTTTGGGGTTTGAGTTATGTGGGCAACCATTTTTGGTGGCTCTGAGTACTCCAGATGGTTGCGCAACAATTGAAGAAGCTTTTCCAGAGGGCtttgaagagagagttaaaGAGAGAGGATGGGTGTATGGGGGATGGGTGCCACAAACGTTGATATTGGAGCACCCATCTATTGGCTGTTCTGTGACCCATTGTGGATATGGGTCCATGTGGGAGTCTCTCTTTAGTGAGTGCCAAATAGTATGCGTTCCATACCTTGGTGATCAAATTGTGGGTGCCAGGTTAATGGCGGAAGAGCTCAAAGTTGCAGTGGAAGTGGAGAGAGAAGATAATGGGTGGATTTCCAAGGAAAGCCTGAGTAAGGCCATTATCTCTGTGATGGACGAGGACAGTGAAATAGCTGGGCTGGTGAAATATAATCATGCCAAGTTGAAGGAGGAACTTACTAGCGAAGGCATGCAAGAGAGATATTTAGACACTTTCATTCAAAATCTGCAAGGTCTTATGGATTGA